A single genomic interval of Macadamia integrifolia cultivar HAES 741 chromosome 6, SCU_Mint_v3, whole genome shotgun sequence harbors:
- the LOC122082646 gene encoding post-GPI attachment to proteins factor 3-like isoform X2: MMADRFWIVFIVAFYCLIGVLNASAGDADPVYRACVGQCEKTGCVADKCFQHCRFSSSGVPADGSSYMQEPLYWQWKQWYCQSDCRYYCMINREKEREMAGQSPIKYHGKWPFKRVFGLQEPASVAFSLLNLAVQFHGWVSFFILSYYKLPLRQSKKTYYEYTGLWLIYGLLSVNSWFWSAVFHSRDVDLTEKLDYCSVVILLGYSLILAILRSFSVREEAARVMVAAPLIAFVTTHLLYLNFYKFDYAQLILWAVWVGITRHPSRWKLWVDVVGGGLAMLLEIFDFPPYWGFLDAHSLWHAATIPLGYLLWSFVRDDAEYRTMDLLKKAR; this comes from the exons ATGATGGCAGATCGTTTTTGGATTGTTTTTATTGTGGCTTTTTATTGTCTCATTGGAGTTCTCAACGCTAGCGCTGGTGACGCAGATCCAGTTTACAG GGCTTGTGTAGGGCAGTGTGAGAAGACTGGTTGTGTGGCAGACAAATGCTTTCAGCACTGCAGATTCTCTTCCAGTGGTGTCCCCGCTGATGGCTCCTCGTACATGCAAGAACCACTTTATTGGCAGTGGAAGCAGTGGTATTGCCAGAGTGACTGTCGGTATTACTGCATGATtaatagagagaaagaaagggagatgGCTGGCCAGAGCCCTATCAAATATCATGGGAAATGGCCCTTCAAGCGTGTCTTTGGGTTGCAG GAGCCTGCTTCTGTGGCATTTTCGCTTTTGAACCTTGCAGTGCAGTTTCATGGttgggtttccttttttatcctGTCGTACTACAAGTTGCCTCTGAGGCAGAGTAAGAAAACTTACTACGAATATACTGGCTTATGGCTTATTTATGGACTCCTGTCAGTGAACTCTTGGTTCTGGAGTGCTGTTTTTCACAGTCG AGATGTGGATCTAACTGAAAAGTTAGATTACTGTTCCGTGGTGATATTACTAGGGTACTCGCTTATCCTGGCCATCCTACGATCTTTTAGTGTGAGGGAGGAGGCTGCCAGAGTGATGGTTGCTGCGCCACTAATTGCATTTGTGACAACCCACCTACTATATCTCAACTTTTATAAATTCGACTATG CCCAGCTTATACTGTGGGCAGTCTGGGTTGGCATCACACGCCATCCCTCGAGGTGGAAACTGTGGGTGGACGTCGTGGGAGGAGGGCTTGCCATGTTATTGGAGATTTTTGATTTCCCTCCTTATTGGGGATTCCTGGATGCCCATTCCCTTTGGCATGCTGCCACCATCCCCCTTGGCTACCTTTTATGGAGCTTCGTCAGAGATGATGCCGAGTACAGAACCATGGACCTTCTCAAGAAGGCAAGATAG
- the LOC122082646 gene encoding post-GPI attachment to proteins factor 3-like isoform X1, translated as MMADRFWIVFIVAFYCLIGVLNASAGDADPVYRACVGQCEKTGCVADKCFQHCRFSSSGVPADGSSYMQEPLYWQWKQWYCQSDCRYYCMINREKEREMAGQSPIKYHGKWPFKRVFGLQEPASVAFSLLNLAVQFHGWVSFFILSYYKLPLRQSKKTYYEYTGLWLIYGLLSVNSWFWSAVFHSRDVDLTEKLDYCSVVILLGYSLILAILRSFSVREEAARVMVAAPLIAFVTTHLLYLNFYKFDYGLNMKVCVVIGVAQLILWAVWVGITRHPSRWKLWVDVVGGGLAMLLEIFDFPPYWGFLDAHSLWHAATIPLGYLLWSFVRDDAEYRTMDLLKKAR; from the exons ATGATGGCAGATCGTTTTTGGATTGTTTTTATTGTGGCTTTTTATTGTCTCATTGGAGTTCTCAACGCTAGCGCTGGTGACGCAGATCCAGTTTACAG GGCTTGTGTAGGGCAGTGTGAGAAGACTGGTTGTGTGGCAGACAAATGCTTTCAGCACTGCAGATTCTCTTCCAGTGGTGTCCCCGCTGATGGCTCCTCGTACATGCAAGAACCACTTTATTGGCAGTGGAAGCAGTGGTATTGCCAGAGTGACTGTCGGTATTACTGCATGATtaatagagagaaagaaagggagatgGCTGGCCAGAGCCCTATCAAATATCATGGGAAATGGCCCTTCAAGCGTGTCTTTGGGTTGCAG GAGCCTGCTTCTGTGGCATTTTCGCTTTTGAACCTTGCAGTGCAGTTTCATGGttgggtttccttttttatcctGTCGTACTACAAGTTGCCTCTGAGGCAGAGTAAGAAAACTTACTACGAATATACTGGCTTATGGCTTATTTATGGACTCCTGTCAGTGAACTCTTGGTTCTGGAGTGCTGTTTTTCACAGTCG AGATGTGGATCTAACTGAAAAGTTAGATTACTGTTCCGTGGTGATATTACTAGGGTACTCGCTTATCCTGGCCATCCTACGATCTTTTAGTGTGAGGGAGGAGGCTGCCAGAGTGATGGTTGCTGCGCCACTAATTGCATTTGTGACAACCCACCTACTATATCTCAACTTTTATAAATTCGACTATG GACTGAACATGAAGGTCTGTGTTGTAATTGGTGTAGCCCAGCTTATACTGTGGGCAGTCTGGGTTGGCATCACACGCCATCCCTCGAGGTGGAAACTGTGGGTGGACGTCGTGGGAGGAGGGCTTGCCATGTTATTGGAGATTTTTGATTTCCCTCCTTATTGGGGATTCCTGGATGCCCATTCCCTTTGGCATGCTGCCACCATCCCCCTTGGCTACCTTTTATGGAGCTTCGTCAGAGATGATGCCGAGTACAGAACCATGGACCTTCTCAAGAAGGCAAGATAG
- the LOC122082646 gene encoding post-GPI attachment to proteins factor 3-like isoform X3 yields MMADRFWIVFIVAFYCLIGVLNASAGDADPVYRACVGQCEKTGCVADKCFQHCRFSSSGVPADGSSYMQEPLYWQWKQWYCQSDCRYYCMINREKEREMAGQSPIKYHGKWPFKRVFGLQEPASVAFSLLNLAVQFHGWVSFFILSYYKLPLRQSKKTYYEYTGLWLIYGLLSVNSWFWSAVFHSRDVDLTEKLDYCSVVILLGYSLILAILRSFSVREEAARVMVAAPLIAFVTTHLLYLNFYKFDYAYTVGSLGWHHTPSLEVETVGGRRGRRACHVIGDF; encoded by the exons ATGATGGCAGATCGTTTTTGGATTGTTTTTATTGTGGCTTTTTATTGTCTCATTGGAGTTCTCAACGCTAGCGCTGGTGACGCAGATCCAGTTTACAG GGCTTGTGTAGGGCAGTGTGAGAAGACTGGTTGTGTGGCAGACAAATGCTTTCAGCACTGCAGATTCTCTTCCAGTGGTGTCCCCGCTGATGGCTCCTCGTACATGCAAGAACCACTTTATTGGCAGTGGAAGCAGTGGTATTGCCAGAGTGACTGTCGGTATTACTGCATGATtaatagagagaaagaaagggagatgGCTGGCCAGAGCCCTATCAAATATCATGGGAAATGGCCCTTCAAGCGTGTCTTTGGGTTGCAG GAGCCTGCTTCTGTGGCATTTTCGCTTTTGAACCTTGCAGTGCAGTTTCATGGttgggtttccttttttatcctGTCGTACTACAAGTTGCCTCTGAGGCAGAGTAAGAAAACTTACTACGAATATACTGGCTTATGGCTTATTTATGGACTCCTGTCAGTGAACTCTTGGTTCTGGAGTGCTGTTTTTCACAGTCG AGATGTGGATCTAACTGAAAAGTTAGATTACTGTTCCGTGGTGATATTACTAGGGTACTCGCTTATCCTGGCCATCCTACGATCTTTTAGTGTGAGGGAGGAGGCTGCCAGAGTGATGGTTGCTGCGCCACTAATTGCATTTGTGACAACCCACCTACTATATCTCAACTTTTATAAATTCGACTATG CTTATACTGTGGGCAGTCTGGGTTGGCATCACACGCCATCCCTCGAGGTGGAAACTGTGGGTGGACGTCGTGGGAGGAGGGCTTGCCATGTTATTGGAGATTTTTGA
- the LOC122082216 gene encoding aspartic proteinase nepenthesin-1-like yields the protein MVNLSMSRYSYLNGGDAIAPALHPPQLGALWTQQVKLFSSSVSLARDATLKLVDPFGTRNSATYEKIRCNQDECNYSTGLYCMEEDHFCNYVVAYGDGTYSTDYLAAETLTFIDQEFKAGKVSLSNMLFGCGAYNVDSLEGGCYYPPPGMVGLNNQKSSLISQLDFEGFSYCFTPSEADVDTPLYLGALARYDGARAPILSVGLPGRYYLDLQCISVGDQCLPLAPETFNATYVRRGDRMEWRGGFMIDSGITYTLLIPVVVQILKETVIQKTKCLRQMSETTRTFQLCYRATLAKIEQKTPSITFQFSQVASFVASGSNSWVPVGLGLACLAIIPTGTSSDVYILGNVQQQNINVDYNLKEGFVSFKSMDCTKL from the exons ATGGTGAACCTTTCCATGTCACGCTATAGCTACTTGAATGGTGGTGATGCCATTGCTCCG GCTCTCCACCCACCCCAACTTGGGGCATTGTGGACACAGCAAGTGAAATTATTTAGCTCCAGTGTGAGCCTTGCAAGAGATGCTACTCTCAAATTGGTGGACCCATTTGGGACTCGTAATTCTGCTACCTATGAGAAGATCCGATGCAATCAAGATGAATGTAATTATTCAACCGGTTTATACTGCATGGAAGAAGATCATTTTTGCAATTATGTGGTGGCTTATGGTGATGGGACATACTCAACTGACTATCTCGCTGCTGAAACCTTAACCTTTATAGATCAGGAGTTCAAGGCAGGGAAGGTTTCGTTATCAAACATGCTCTTTGGTTGTGGAGCTTATAATGTTGATTCATTGGAAGGCGGATGCTACTACCCTCCACCAGGTATGGTTGGCCTTAACAATCAAAAGTCATCCCTCATTTCACAGCTCGATTTCGAAGGATTTTCTTACTGTTTCACACCCAGTGAAGCCGATGTCGATACCCCACTATACTTAGGTGCTTTAGCAAGGTATGATGGTGCTAGGGCACCAATTCTGAGTGTGGGTTTGCCAGGCCGCTACTACTTAGACTTGCAATGCATCAGTGTCGGTGACCAATGCCTTCCTCTTGCGCCAGAGACTTTCAATGCAACTTATGTTAGGAGGGGAGACAGAATGGAGTGGAGAGGGGGCTTCATGATCGATTCAGGTATAACATATACACTTCTCATACCAGTTGTCGTTCAAATTTTGAAGGAGACCGTGATACAGAAGACAAAGTGTCTTCGTCAAATGAGTGAAACCACTAGAACATTTCAACTTTGCTATCGAGCTACTCTTGCAAAGATTGAGCAGAAAACACCAAGCATAACCTTCCAGTTCAGCCAAGTAGCATCCTTCGTAGCGAGTGGATCGAATTCATGGGTTCCTGTTGGCCTAGGACTAGCATGCTTGGCTATCATCCCTACCGGTACGTCAAGTGATGTCTATATCTTAGGAAATGTTCAACAACAAAACATTAACGTTGATTACAATTTAAAGGAGGGGTTTGTTTCTTTCAAGTCCATGGACTGCACCAAACTCTAG
- the LOC122082217 gene encoding probable aspartic protease At2g35615: MASSIAVLLVFIVSLVSFSPIHSSSSPILYSSPDQETKKIDGFKIRLIHRHSPQSPIYNPNFTASDRLREMVNLSLSRHSSSYSYLNGGGSRMTTTGEALDDIMAAVKFASGTYIMQYSIGTPPTPMWGFVDTTSEIIWLQCQPRKKCYPQRGPIWDSRRSATYKKIQCIERECKYSDHTHCTKGDPFCHYGMSYGDTTTTYGYLSTETLTFRDQQSKRGTISLLNMIFGCGNDNKDGLEDEYNISSGTVGLTKQRLSLISQLDF, translated from the coding sequence ATGGCTTCCTCCATTGCAGTACTACTTGTATTCATCGTCTCTCTAGTGTCCTTCTCTCCCATCCATTCATCATCATCTCCCATCTTGTACTCATCTCCCGATCAAGAGACCAAAAAGATTGATGGGTTTAAGATCAGACTTATCCACCGTCACTCTCCTCAATCACCAATCTATAACCCCAATTTCACAGCCTCTGATCGACTCCGCGAAATGGTTAACCTCTCCTTGTCACGCCATAGCAGTAGCTACTCCTACTTGAATGGTGGTGGCTCTAGGATGACAACCACCGGAGAAGCACTTGATGATATCATGGCCGCAGTTAAGTTTGCTAGTGGGACTTACATAATGCAGTATTCCATCGGCACTCCACCCACCCCAATGTGGGGCTTTGTGGATACAACAAGTGAAATTATTTGGCTCCAGTGTCAGCCTCGCAAGAAATGTTACCCTCAAAGGGGTCCCATCTGGGACTCTCGTAGATCTGCTACCTACAAGAAGATCCAATGCATTGAACGTGAATGTAAGTATTCAGATCATACGCATTGCACAAAAGGAGATCCCTTTTGCCATTATGGGATGTCTTATGGTGATACGACAACCACATATGGCTATCTCTCTACTGAAACCCTAACCTTTAGAGACCAGCAGTCAAAGAGAGGCACGATTTCTTTATTAAACATGATCTTTGGTTGTGGAAATGATAATAAAGATGGATTGGAAGACGAATATAACATTTCATCAGGGACAGTTGGCCTTACCAAACAAAGATTGTCCCTCATTTCACAGCTCGATTTCTAA